Below is a window of Polyangiaceae bacterium DNA.
AGGCAACGAACCTCGCCGGCTGGCCGCTGCCCTCGCGGGTGGCGTAGCCGGCCTTCTTGAAGAACCGCAGCGTGCGCTCGCCCCAATAGTGGATGTTCACGGCTTCCGGCACGAGCGGATCGGTCCCGACCCAGACGTTGTCGTCGTCGATGAAGGTCCTGCCCGCGTCGAATCCCGGCCCGACCGTCGGGTCATCGCGGAACGTCACGATGTCGTTCGCGTTCACCATGCGATCCCCGAGCCACTCGTTGCACGAGACCATCGCGAAGAACGACGGAGAGTGGAGCGGGAAGTGCGTCGTCGAGAAGCGTCGCAAGATCAGATCGGTGTCCGGCCCCTGTCCATCCTCAGCTCCGCACATCACGGCCTGCATGATCGCTTCGCCGACGAACAGACTGGGAGTGGCGAGCTCGTGTGGCACGAGTCCCACGTGAAGAGTCGGGATCTTGCCGAAGGGGATGACCTCCACCGGCTCTCCCGTCGCTGCGTCCACCAGGACTTCCGCCAGCTCTCGCTGCACGGCGTCGTTGGTGACGACCCGGACGGAATAGGCGATGCGGTCGTTGCCCCGTCGAACCTCTGACGCGCGGCGCGCTCCGCTGATGAACCCGGGGAGTCGTAGGACGACCAAGGGGACCGGATCGTCGGGAGCGAGGACCGGAACCGCGACCTGATCGGCCAGGGCCGACAGCGCGGTCTCGATGGCTTCGGCCGGCGCGATCTCCACCTCGGGCGGCTCCAGATCGGGTTGGAAGGTGCTGACCACCCTGCTGATTGCAGTGCCGCTCGCGTCCAGGTGGATGGACACGCGGCCGCCGCGCACCACGGCGGTGACTCCTCGCGTGAAGCGTTGCTCGAACGCCATCACCCGTCGCCGCAGATCGCCGTCCAGCGGCTCGAGCAGGTCGCGGGCGGGCTCGACCCCGAGGAGCGCCGAGAGCTCGGCGCTGGCGGCGAAGTGGCGGATCAGGCGCGCCCGCTCCGCGTAGAGGCGCGTGGCGATCGCGGGAGGGATGGGACGCGCCGCGGCTCGCCCGAGCCACAGGCTCGCCCACCGGCTCAGCCCAGGGATGGGAACCGGCGGCTCCCACTCGATGGTGCGGACGTTGTCACCCGTCTGATCTGCCGTGGCGGGGGGGGGGGGTAGCGGACGCCGGGCGCACGGCCAGGAGCGGGACGAACAGACCAGCGCCAACCCACGCCCAACGTCCATGCTTCATCGCCGCCTCCGATGTCAATCCGCCCTGGAGTGGGAGTGTAGCGCCCGAGCTGGCTCTCGATCCATGTGCGAATTCGCACACGCTGTGGTCGGCTGTGGCAGCTACCGCGTTTCTCGCTCGCAGAGGCGCTCTCCGGAGCTGTGATCGGCGACCGACTCGCGGGGCCTCACCCTGCGGAGCAGCCAGCCCGCGCGCGGCAAGTCGGCTGGTGCCCGCGCGGGCGGCGACTCCGTTCCACGAGCTTCTCGCGCTCCTGCTTGCGCTTGCGCTCATCCTCGACCTTCTCGGCGCGGAGCTCCGCCTGCGCCTCTTTTCCGGCCGCCTCCCAGAGCCGCCAGATATCCTCCTTCTCGAGCTCCGCGACGCCCGGCACGAGCTCCGCTCCCGTGACCTTCTCGTAGACCTTGGTGAGCTCGATGGCGCGCTTCAGCGCCTGCTGCCGCCTCGCTGCGCTCGGGCCGTCCACGCGCTCGGAGTGACTCTGGTCGAGCTCCTTTCTCAGCACCGTCAAGGCAACCGTCCGCAGCGCGTCCTTGTGCCGCTGCACGGCGGGAGGCACGCGGCGACCGAGGTCGCGGGCGACGCAGATCAGATCGACTCGCGCGATGCAGTCCGCGAGCTCGAGGAGCTGCACCAAGGCGCGGGCGTACTCGCGGCTCTGGGCGTCACCTGGGGAGGTGGGAGACGCCAAGCGCTCCAGCTCGAAGCGGGCGCCCTTGGCGTAGGCCTGATCCGCCGCCGCGAGCACCGCCCGCGTGAGCGCGGCCTGCGCGTTCAGCCGGGCCTCTTCGGTCTGCCAGGGCTCGGCCACGACGCTGGCCAGCTCGTCCAGCCCCTGGCTCCGGGTCACCCGGCGCCGGTGGAGCTCGTCCAAGAGCTCTCGGGCAGCGCCTGCGCTCGAGTCCAGGCGAATCAGCGCCTGGGCCTCGGAGCGCGCGTCGGCCTCGCGCCCGGCGGCGAGCAGCGTCACGGCGCGGTCGATGCTGGGCGCCTTGGCGCCCCACGAGAGGCCCATGCCGAGCAGCGCCGCCAGCGCCGTGCCGAAGGCGAGCGCCAGGCGGCGAGGGTTTCGCGCCGGGGCGAGCAGCGTGAGCTCCGCCGTGCCGACGCCGGCGGCGACGGCCGCCCCGAGCGCCAGCGGGCCGAGCAGGGGCAGGTTGCCATGGGCGATGAACCAGGCGTCGCGGCTGGCATACACCAAGAGCGTGACGAAACCCAAGGCGCCGGTGGTGGCTCCGGCGCCGAAGCTGAGCCAACGCCGCCGCGCGATGGGCTCGAAGTCGCTGTGCTCGAGCACGTGGCCGTCGTGGACCGACACGTCCACGAAGCCCGGGCGCTGCGCGAGCGAATAGGCGACGCGCACCACCGAGCTCGCGAGCTTCTGCACGCGGATCGACTCGATGCGATCGAGCCGGGTGTCGACTGGCGCCAGGAGCTTCGCGGGGCAGGCCTCCGGCGCGAGCTCCGAGTCCGACTCGAGCTCGCCCGGCAGGCTCACGTTCGGCGCGTCGAAGTCGGCAGGCTCGAGCAGCCTCGCGTAGGTGTCGGGGCCACGCGGATCGTCGCTGACGACCGCCTGGCGGAGCTCGCTCGTGACGGTCAGGCGGGCGAGCACGCGGCCGCTGCCGTTGCACGTCGGGCAGCCGATCCCGTGACCTTCACAGCCGGCGCACGGGCTCTCACGGCGAGACGCCGCCTCGAGCTCGCTCGGGTCCTCTGCCCACACCTCGGCGAGGCTCGGGTCGGGCAGCGGAGACAGGAAGGAGCTCGCGCCCGGGATCGCCGGCTCGGTGACCAGCACCGCCTGCCGCCGGCGGATGCGGTTGAGCGCTCGCACCAGCGTCCGCCGCTCGAGGGTCGTGCCGGTCACGCAGGCCCGAAACGCCGCGCCCGAGAGCCCGCGGCGGCTCGCGGCCTCGGCCGCCCGATCGACGGCGACCCCGACGTTCACCGGGGCCTCGAGCTCGTGAGGTGCCCGGTACGGACTCGTGGGTCGTCCGCCACCCATGGCAGAGAGCTTAGCCCACTGCCTCGACGCGTTCAGCCGCCGGCGACCGGCGGGATCACCGCGACGACGTCGCCGGCAGAAATCGGGTCACCGGCGTCGGCGAAGGTCTCGTTGATGGCGAAGCGAACGCCCGTCAGTCGCCCCTCGAGCTCGGGGCGGGCGGTCAGCAGGCAGCGCACGAAGCCGCTGAGGTCGCGCACGCCGTCGGCGAGCGCGAGCTCCTCTTCGGCCCGTCCCACCAGGTCGCGCACGCCGGCGAAGTAGAGCACGCGCACCGTGTTCATCGCTTCTGCTCGAGGTACCGGCGGAGCCCGTCGCTGACGCTGAGCAGGTTCGGGGTGATCTTCTTCACCAGGATGTCCTCCACCGCGGACGCGACCCGCTTGGACAGGAGCTTCGGCACGCCCTTGAGCTTCGCGCCGTCGATGACGAGCTCGCCGCGGATCTCGAGCCGCGTCTTGCCGTCGGACTCCACGAAGTGGTTCTTGCCCGCGCAGGACACGGCCTCGGTGAAGGCGTGGGTCTCGATGCGCCAGCTGCAGGTCCAGTCGTCCTCGTTCCAGCTGGCGTAGTCCGACCAGCTCAGCATGCTCTCGCTCAGGAAGGCGCGGGCGGCCGCAGGGATCTCGCCGCCGCCGTGCCACTCGTTCAGGAGCTCGGTGCGCTTGCCCTCGTCCTTCCGGGTCTTGACCTCGATGCGGCGGATGTTCGGCAGAAACTCCACCAGATCGACCAGGTGGTCGCGGTAGGTCGCGAAGACCAGAGGGCGCGGATACGAGAGGCTGGCGTCGGCGCTGAGGAGCATTCACAGGCCGTAGGCGAATCCGAGCGACGGCGCAATCACCGGCGCGAAGTCCGGCAGCATGGCGCGGCCGGCGACCTCGATGACCATCGCCGCCTCCGGCGACACGGCATAGTGCACGCCGACACCCGCGCCCGCGAAGAACTGCCCGCTGGTCTTGTAGACGTCGAGCTTGTGCTTGCGCCGGCCGCCGACCCCGTCGTCCTCGAGCACCTCGGTCGAGAGGCGGGCGGACACCTCCGCCAGGCCGCCGTTCGCCAGCACGTAGGGGCGGACGCCTGCTCGTGCGAAGGGATCGTTCCCGAGCCAATAAGCGCCTCGCGCCTCGGCGTGGAAGGGCATGTACTTCTTGCCGCCGGCCCGCTCCGGGGTTCCGGCGAAGGCGTAGCCGACCCGCGCGCCGAGCGTCAGCGCGGTGCCGATCAGGCGATCGTACCCGGCCAGCACTCGCATCGAGCCGAGCCCGACGCCGCCCTTCAGGGTGTTGCCGTCGCCGGCGAGCGGCGTCCCAGTGTAGGGCACGTCACCCTTGAAGTAGCAGGCCAGCGTGCCCTCCTGCTGGGCCTTCGGGCTGCAAGCGTCCGACACGTTGGAGAGCACGGTGAGGTCCGGCGAGAAGCCGAGCGACAGCCAGTTTCGCTTGCGCGGCTTGTCGTCCTTCGGCTCCTCGTCTTCCTTCGGCTTCTCCAGGCTGGATTCGTCCACGCAGGCGAGGTTCACGCAGACCTTGGCGCCGGGGCAGTCGTCGTTGGTCTCGCAGGAGAGTCCCTGCACCGGCCGCGGGCAACCCTCCGGCGGAACGCTGCCGGGCAGCGACGGCTGGCGCCCGCTGATGGCGGCCTTGAGCTTCACCTTGCGCGGCTCGGCCTCCGAGCCCGCGCTGGCGACGCGGTCCAGGTTCGAGTCGAACGCGGTCACGAAGTAGACGAGCTCGCCCTCCTTCTCCACCGCCGCGCAAGGGATGAGCCCGCCGAACCCGCCCTTGTGCTTGGCGATGGGCAGCTCCCGCCACTCCGAGTCGGCCGGGCTCTTGTAGCGAACCACGACACGCGACACCTTCACACCGCTCGGCACCTTCACGTAGACCGGGACCGGGTGAAACGTCGCCTGCTCGCTCCACGGCTGCTCCTCGAGCACGGCGACGCTGGCGCTGCCGGCTGGCGCGGGCGCCTCGCCCGCGCCTTTCGTCTCGGCTTTGGCCCTGTCGAAGGCCTTCTGGACGTCGGCGGTCAGGTAGGCGCTCTGCGGCTTGGCCTTGGGGTCCGCCTCCAACATCTTCTTGAACGCGGCGACCGCGTCTTCGTGAGCCGACAGCCCGGCGGAGTACACCGTGCCCAGCGCCCCGTAGATCGCCGCGAAGGTGTCCTTGCTGCACTTGCCCTTTTCGCAGCTCTCCAGCGCGCTGCGCAGCTTCGCCACGGCGGTGCTCATGTTGGTGGCGAGGTAGTCCTCCTCCATCGCCTCGCGGATGACCTTCTTGGCTTGATCGTCGGCCTTGGCCGCGAGGCACAGTGGAGCTAGCAGGAAGCAAGCGGCGAGGACGGATCGGGCCAGTCGCGCCGAGGCAGGGGCAGACATTTTCTGGCGAATGCTAGCCTCGACTCGGGCGGTCTTGCCATGATCAGACGACCCTTGGGTGTCACCATCATCGATGGCTGGCGAAAACCCACGGAAACTGCCGGCGGGACCGGCGGATGCCTCCTCATTCCGAGCCCCACATCGCCCATGGTAGAAGCACGCTCTCTCGGAGGGCGTCGATGTCGGACGAAAAGCACAAGCTCGGTAAGGACGTGTACATCGCCTTGGCGGCCGTGGGCTGGGCGGACGGAAACCTGGACTCGGAAGAGGCGGATGCCATCGTCCGGACCGCCATGGACGAGGGGCTCGGGCTGGCCGAGGTCGAGGAGATCGAGAAGGCCACGAAGTTCCCGGTGGAGCTCGGCGAGATCGACCGCCGCGGCATGTCCAAGGAGGACAAGCTCTTCGTCTACGCGGTGGCTTCGTGGATGACCTGGCTCGACGGTGACGTGAGCGAGGCGGAGGTCGCCGCGCTGGCGAAGCTCGGCGACGCGCTGAAGATCCCCGAGAAGCCCCGGGAGCACGCCGACGCCATCATGCGCGAGGTCGCGCACCAGTCCGAGGACATCCGCCCGATGCGCTACGACCTCGGTGCGCTCCGGCGCATCATCCACGAGCGCCTGGAGGGGGCGCGCGCCGCCCGGGGCGGCGAGCAGCAGAGCGAGGGCTGAGCTGGTGCGTCCGAAGCTCCTGGCTGCGTCTCTTTTGGCGGCAGCGGCGTGCGCTGGCTGCAAGAAGGAGCCGGCTCCTCCTGCGCCGCCGTCAAGCGCGTCGTCGTCGGCGGCGCTCCCAGCGCCGAGCGCGTCGGCTCCCAGCGCGGCCACCCCCGCGGGAGACAGCGCCGGCGTGGTGCGCCTCCCGGCGGAAGTCGGCGCCGGCGACGAGCTCGGCTACTCGGTGGGCAGTGTGGGCGATCGCGTGGTGGTCACCTCGTTCAAGCGCAGAGGAAAGACCGAGGACTCCCACCCGGGCTCGGTGTTCGTGTTCAAGGACAGCGGAGGAAAGCTCGAGCTCGAGGCCGAGCTCGTCGCTCCTGGCTCGCACCAGCTCGGCAACGCCGTGGCCTTCGACGGCAGCGTGATCCTGGCCGGAGCCCTCTACGACGACGGCAAGAGCAAGGAGACGGGTGCCGCCTACGTGTTTTCCCGGGATGACAAGGGCTGGTCCAAGGGCGAAAAGCTCAGCGCGAGTGACGCGAAGAAGGACGACTCTTTCGGCATCGGCGTGGCGCTCGCCGGCTCGACGCTGGTCGTCGGCAACAGCCGCGAGGCGGGCGGCGCGCTCTACGGCTTCGAGCGCGGGAAAGCCGGCTTCGGGTTGAAGCAGACGCTGCCCTTCAAGCACCAGAACGGCCCGGCGGAGGTGATCTCCGCGTCCGGGGACCTGGTGGTGGTGGGCGCACCCTACTCGGGCAAGCTGAACGAGCAGGGCTTGGTGATCGTCTACCGGCGCGGCAAGGCCGGCTTCGAGCAGGTCGCCGAGCTCGTCGAGACGGAGGCCGCGGAGACGCAGCACTTCGGCAGCACCGTGACGGTGGCGGGAACGACCCTGGCCGCGACCAGCGACAAGCAGATCAGCCTGTTCAGCGAGACCGACGGGGCCTGGAAGGAGAGCGCGCGCTTCACGCCGCCGCTCACCACCGGGCTCGCCGACGCCGCTCTGGCCCTCGGCGACGGCCTCTTGGCCGTGGGCTTCCCGCTGGTCGAGGCGGGACGCGTGCTGCTCTACAAGAAGCGGGACGGCGGCTGGAAGCTCGAGCGGACCGTCACGGCGCCGGACGGCAAGAACGAGGACTGGTTCGGCTACTCGTTGGCGATCTCGAACGAGCGCCTGGTGATCGGCGCGCCGCTCGTCGCCGAGCGTACGGGCGCGGCCTACGTGCTGAGGCTGTGAGTCGGGCCTTCTGATTCGGGTCGAGCCCGGGTCAGTTGCAGCGCCAGATGTAGCTGGTCAGAAAGCTCGACTGCGAGCAGGTCTGGCCGCTGGTCGTGCAGGTGCCGTTCGGCTTGCAGATCTCGCGCTCCCACTGGCCACCGCACGTGCTCTGGCACTTGAGCGTGGTGTAGGCGTTGGCCTGCTGCGAGAAGGTGCCGCAGCAGATCTGACCACCGCTGCAGTCCTCGGGCCCGTCGCAGCTGACGGTGGTGGCGTCGCAGTTGGCGCCGGTGCACGCGCAGGGCGTGGCCTTCGGCGTGCAGTACTCCTGCCCCGGGTTCAAGAGGCAGCAGTTTTGTGCGGCCGAGCAGACGATGACGTTGGGACTGTTGTCGCAGTAGACCTCGCCCGGAATGCCGCCGTCGGCGCTGACGCCGCCGGTGCCGCCCACGCTCGCATCGGTGATGCCGCCGGTGCCGCCGGCCGCAGTGCCGCCCGTTCCACCGCTGCCGCCGGCCGCAGTGCCGCCGGTGCCGCCACCGCCGGTGCCGCCGGTGCCGGTGCCGCCGCATTTCGTGGGCGTGCCCACGCCGAACTGCGAGGGATCGACGCAGCCCACGCCGATGAAGGTGTCGAGGACGCCGCACATGCCGCTCGGCTTGCAGCAGCCTTGCAGGGTCAGGCCCTGGACGGTCTGCGGCGGGCAGGTCGGATCGAGCTTGCCCTCCTGTCCGAGCTCGATGCACTGCCCACCGATGAAGCTCGAGCTGATGCCGCACTTGTCGCCGACGCAGCACGAGTCGACCTGGCCGATGGGGACGCTGGGGGGCGGGCAGAGCTCGCCGCCGCAGACCACGCCCGTTCCACCCGTCGCGCCGGTGCCGGCGACGTTGCCCGTGCCGCCCGTCGGCCCAGTGCCGGCGACGTTACCAGTTCCACCCATGTTGCCGCTGCCGCCGTCGGTGATGCCGCCGCCGGTGCCGCCGATGATGGTGCCGCCGGCGCCGCTCGAACCGCCGGCGCTGGCGTCCGGCCCCTGGTAGTCGATGTCGGTGACGCCGCCGCAGGCCACGAAGACCGCGAACGGAAGTGAGAACAGGGAGAATCGCAGGGCACGCATCTCGGCTCCATGCGAGCGGGGAGGGCGCGCTCGCGGCCGGAAGACTACGCCAAAAGCTCGGTCTTCGCGACGGGGTAGCCGCTGGGACGCTGGACCGCGTAGGAAAGCGCCAAAATCTCGATCAGGACCACGCGGTACACTTGGTGGACGTCGTCCACGTCCACTTCGTCGGCGTGCGCTTCCAGGGTGGC
It encodes the following:
- a CDS encoding FG-GAP repeat protein; protein product: MRPKLLAASLLAAAACAGCKKEPAPPAPPSSASSSAALPAPSASAPSAATPAGDSAGVVRLPAEVGAGDELGYSVGSVGDRVVVTSFKRRGKTEDSHPGSVFVFKDSGGKLELEAELVAPGSHQLGNAVAFDGSVILAGALYDDGKSKETGAAYVFSRDDKGWSKGEKLSASDAKKDDSFGIGVALAGSTLVVGNSREAGGALYGFERGKAGFGLKQTLPFKHQNGPAEVISASGDLVVVGAPYSGKLNEQGLVIVYRRGKAGFEQVAELVETEAAETQHFGSTVTVAGTTLAATSDKQISLFSETDGAWKESARFTPPLTTGLADAALALGDGLLAVGFPLVEAGRVLLYKKRDGGWKLERTVTAPDGKNEDWFGYSLAISNERLVIGAPLVAERTGAAYVLRL
- a CDS encoding TerB family tellurite resistance protein: MSDEKHKLGKDVYIALAAVGWADGNLDSEEADAIVRTAMDEGLGLAEVEEIEKATKFPVELGEIDRRGMSKEDKLFVYAVASWMTWLDGDVSEAEVAALAKLGDALKIPEKPREHADAIMREVAHQSEDIRPMRYDLGALRRIIHERLEGARAARGGEQQSEG
- the moaD gene encoding molybdopterin converting factor subunit 1, which codes for MNTVRVLYFAGVRDLVGRAEEELALADGVRDLSGFVRCLLTARPELEGRLTGVRFAINETFADAGDPISAGDVVAVIPPVAGG